One Nitrospiraceae bacterium genomic region harbors:
- a CDS encoding TonB-dependent receptor — translation MRVFLRLSQWSWIVTILMMVTTEPRLALAEEPTPTPPTTLDTRETELRDQLQRILQELEELQRAREQVSPDIPAPKVLTEPQTTPSAAAPPPDAIPEYELADISIISKRVLKRPEGISMAATPRSETESQPTRNMRESLESVPGVLLRQRNGPRDYQVSIRGSGVKNGFGVRDVKFYEDGIGQTQSDGLSRLDIHDPWFFESTEVIRGASSSLYGNYALGGAVHFKTRRGRDINGVETFVSGGSYGYNKYAVAIGKEYGNLDLSLFSSYIREDGYLPHSEYDTATVNLNLRYQLNEHHSFYFKAMNNDLDAKAPGRLTQSQFDENPRQLAGTATTNPITLNSKRRDRRTIIGGLYEWEIDPNTLLQVEADYDVKDINQPTSANINPNFKHYSNLIHQGEFLGMPLRSTIGFFFDYMEQEGTSFRNLNDGKSTFGPLQSQNRFNIRNIGARFREELEFVPRWIATVGFNYENSVISGVATSYTTTDTTSTLRSRENIERTFDNWAPELGLTFRQNEWMRHWARASTGYAIPTFGNLSTGLDGNPGLNTALKPQKNLNLELGTDTWLTNEFNIQLVGFWTFFRNEIISQSVPLSPTTNGSFATNAKESQYRGIEVGWKYHPAWLPGFRWTGAFTHMDSEYIKFVDQFSSGGVITQVNQAGHDVPAVENNVLNSKLAYHHAPSGLGAWVEGSWVDSFYVNNNNSLGAPAYLLFNLNINYQYSFSHNPYIRFAKFYFEVDNLFDKDYVGNAVVVADSTADASKQAFLPGYGRAFYAGLTLGLF, via the coding sequence ATGAGAGTGTTTCTTCGATTATCCCAATGGTCCTGGATCGTAACGATCCTGATGATGGTCACCACGGAACCACGCCTCGCCTTGGCAGAGGAACCGACACCAACACCACCCACTACACTCGACACCCGCGAGACAGAACTCCGGGACCAATTACAACGGATTTTGCAGGAATTGGAAGAACTCCAACGCGCACGGGAACAGGTCTCTCCGGACATCCCTGCGCCAAAAGTTTTGACAGAACCACAAACAACTCCTTCTGCGGCCGCACCTCCTCCGGATGCCATTCCTGAATATGAACTCGCCGACATCAGCATTATCAGCAAACGCGTCTTGAAACGCCCTGAAGGGATCTCAATGGCAGCCACACCACGAAGCGAGACGGAATCTCAACCAACACGCAATATGCGGGAATCACTCGAGTCTGTGCCAGGCGTTTTGCTGCGCCAGAGGAACGGGCCTCGTGATTATCAAGTATCGATTCGCGGATCAGGGGTCAAAAACGGCTTTGGCGTCCGCGATGTCAAATTTTACGAAGATGGCATCGGCCAAACCCAATCCGATGGGCTCTCTCGCTTGGACATTCATGATCCCTGGTTTTTTGAAAGCACCGAAGTCATCAGAGGCGCCTCTTCGTCTCTGTACGGCAATTATGCGTTAGGAGGAGCAGTGCATTTCAAAACGCGGCGTGGCCGGGACATCAACGGGGTCGAAACCTTCGTCTCGGGCGGATCCTATGGATACAATAAGTATGCAGTGGCTATTGGAAAGGAATATGGCAATCTCGATCTTTCCCTGTTTAGCAGCTATATCCGGGAAGATGGGTACTTGCCCCATAGCGAATATGATACCGCAACCGTCAACCTCAATCTGCGGTATCAGTTGAACGAACATCACAGCTTTTACTTCAAAGCCATGAACAACGATCTGGACGCCAAGGCACCTGGTCGATTAACACAAAGCCAGTTTGACGAAAATCCTCGCCAACTCGCAGGCACAGCCACCACCAATCCCATCACCCTCAATAGCAAACGTCGAGATCGGCGTACCATCATCGGAGGCCTGTACGAATGGGAAATCGATCCGAACACCCTGCTTCAGGTTGAAGCAGACTACGATGTCAAGGACATCAATCAACCAACCAGCGCCAACATCAACCCTAATTTCAAACATTATTCGAATCTTATTCATCAGGGAGAATTCCTGGGGATGCCCTTGCGCAGCACCATCGGATTTTTCTTTGACTATATGGAGCAGGAAGGGACGAGCTTCAGAAATCTCAACGATGGGAAGTCGACCTTCGGACCGCTTCAATCACAAAATCGGTTTAATATCCGCAACATTGGGGCTCGCTTCCGGGAGGAGTTGGAATTCGTTCCCCGTTGGATCGCCACAGTGGGATTCAACTATGAAAATTCGGTGATTTCGGGAGTGGCCACCTCTTATACGACCACGGATACGACCAGCACCCTCCGCAGTCGCGAGAACATCGAGCGGACCTTTGATAATTGGGCTCCGGAGTTAGGATTGACCTTCAGACAAAATGAGTGGATGCGGCATTGGGCGCGCGCCTCCACCGGGTATGCCATTCCTACCTTCGGAAACCTGTCCACCGGATTGGATGGGAATCCGGGACTCAACACGGCTCTCAAACCTCAAAAGAATTTGAATCTGGAGCTGGGAACCGACACCTGGCTGACCAACGAGTTCAACATTCAACTGGTAGGCTTTTGGACCTTCTTCCGGAATGAAATCATCAGTCAGAGCGTGCCCCTTTCACCGACCACGAACGGCAGCTTTGCGACAAATGCGAAAGAATCTCAATATCGGGGTATCGAAGTAGGATGGAAATACCACCCGGCATGGCTCCCAGGCTTCCGGTGGACGGGTGCCTTCACGCATATGGACAGTGAGTACATCAAATTTGTCGATCAATTTTCTTCAGGAGGCGTCATCACCCAGGTTAACCAAGCTGGGCATGACGTCCCAGCCGTGGAAAATAATGTGTTAAATTCCAAGCTGGCCTATCATCATGCCCCTTCAGGCCTAGGTGCCTGGGTTGAAGGCAGCTGGGTGGATAGTTTTTACGTCAACAATAATAACTCCTTAGGGGCACCGGCCTATTTGCTGTTCAATCTGAACATCAATTACCAATATTCATTTTCGCACAATCCGTATATTCGATTTGCGAAATTCTACTTCGAAGTCGATAACCTGTTCGACAAGGATTATGTCGGCAATGCCGTCGTCGTAGCGGATAGTACCGCCGATGCCAGCAAACAGGCCTTTTTGCCTGGATACGGGCGGGCCTTTTATGCCGGCCTGACACTCGGACTGTTCTAA
- a CDS encoding energy transducer TonB gives MSYSVLASLNTGEGDQRFKKNPGGAAHHRRGAFTSFLPMIILLSLGFSVCVIHPVLGEDSSSEDEVFTLPEFTVTDTRLRTDYAWVAKSLGRRVATLNRYPSAARRYGWEGRVVLRVVITSDGELKDVAVQKSSGYEALDQAAKTAVRLACPLPLQHEINRPEIGITLPVVYRLSR, from the coding sequence ATGTCATACTCAGTATTAGCTAGCCTAAACACGGGAGAAGGAGACCAACGGTTCAAGAAAAATCCTGGGGGAGCGGCACATCACCGGCGCGGGGCCTTCACCTCTTTTCTCCCGATGATCATCCTCCTATCACTGGGGTTTTCTGTTTGCGTTATCCATCCTGTCCTCGGTGAAGATTCGTCCTCCGAAGATGAAGTCTTCACGCTACCAGAGTTCACCGTTACCGATACCCGCCTGCGTACGGACTATGCCTGGGTGGCAAAGTCATTAGGACGTCGTGTGGCCACACTCAATCGTTACCCCAGCGCGGCACGCCGTTATGGATGGGAAGGACGGGTCGTCCTTCGAGTCGTCATTACCTCAGACGGTGAGCTCAAGGATGTCGCTGTTCAGAAAAGCTCCGGATACGAAGCATTGGATCAGGCTGCCAAGACAGCCGTGCGCTTAGCCTGTCCCCTCCCGCTACAACACGAAATCAACCGGCCGGAAATCGGCATCACCTTACCCGTGGTCTACCGCCTCTCTCGCTAA